From the Calditrichota bacterium genome, the window GTAGTTAACTGCTTCATTAGTTTTGTTGGTACTCACTCAATTTACTAAGTTTTCGGAATTGCTTCCCATCCCAGTGATAAAAAAACTTTAGTCCCCAATAAAGCAAAATGCAAAGCACTGCGTTGCTATGTCCAATTTAAAAATCGATTGAAAATTGCTTTTGCGGCTGTGGCGAGTTGGGATCATAGATTAGAATAGATGAACTGCACGGAACTTTTTCCTGTTGGTGAGGTGAAAATCAAGAATTTTGAACAGTATGGGTTGGGTGAATGTTTGAGAAGCAGAGATTTCTGGAAAAATATTCATTGACAGGCAAAGAGTTAGCGGGTTTAGGAATTTCCTGGCAAACACTGAATAAAATTTACGATCATTATGCTGGCATTCGGGATTCTCATTTGCCGACAGCAAAATATGTTGCCGGGGAATTGAGTCAGACACCGCATATTCATTTTGTAAAATATCGTTTGAAAGATCCGGATCATCTGATTGAGAAAATCATTCGTAAAAAGATGGAGCATCCGGAACTGCAAATCGATGAATTGAATTATTCCGAAATTATTACAGATCTCATCGGCGTTCGCGCCATTCATTTGTTTAAGCGGGATTGGATTTACATCCATAAATTTATCACTTCCACGTGGCCGCTGAAATCGGAGCCCAAAGCTTATGTTGGTTGCTCCACTGATGAGAAAATCATCCGCGAATATAGCAAAAATCACTGCATTGTCCGAACCCACCCTTATGGCTATCAGTCGATCCATTATTTGGTCATTTGCCAGAATAAAAAAGCGGAACAAATCGTGGAAATTCAGATGAGAACTATTCTCGAAGAAGCCTGGAGCGAAATCGATCACCAGATTCGTTATCCGTATCAGAGCGATGATCCGCTGATTTCGGAATACTTGAAGATTTTCAACGGACTGATTGAGCAGTTAGATCAAATGGGCGGCGTGATACGCTCGTTGAAAAATGGAAAGGCAAATGGGAAACTAATTTTAAACTCACCTCTCGGGAAGAAAAATAGGGAATGAAAAAATTTGACTCACTATTATTGGGACTTTAAAATTATTTTACCCATAATTATTTTGTCTTTTTTTGTTGCGACGCCTCGATATTAAAAAATGAAAAACCACAAAAAACGCTTGCTTATTTTAGAGAAATTTAGTATTCTTTGGTTTCTCTTAAATGACGGAATCGAGGGATAAAATGGGACAATATTCATCGCAAGCGAGGGTTCGGATTTGGTTTGGATTAGCCGCTACAATTACAGCGGGAATCGTACTGAGCAAATTAATGGAAAGCTGGATCGCCGGCTTGTTGCTCAGCATTCCGGTCGGGCTGGCGATCACGGTTCGCTGGGCAAAGGCGGCGATGAACAAAAATAAATCGTAACAAAAAAATTATCAGGCTTTTTTGTTGAGAGCGGATTTTTTATGATAAATGCAGGAGGAAGATCGATGGATGTCAAGTTAGACAGCCTGATTGAAAAGATCAGAAAAGAAGGAATCGAGGAAGGAAAAAAGGGCGCTGATGAGTTGATTCGCGACGCACAGAAAAAGGCGGAAAAAATTGTCGCCGATGCGAAAAAAGAGGCAGAGAAGATTGTTGAAGATGGGAAGGAACAGGCGGCACATTTTCAAGCTAATGCCGAAGCTGACATTAATCAGGCGGCGCGAGATACGGAACTGCTGCTGAAAGAGAAAATTTTGGCGACATTCGATTTGGTTTTCAAGCGGGAAGTGGACGCGACGCTGAAGCCTGATTTCATGGCTTCGCTGATTCAGAAATTAGTGACCGACTGGGTGAAAGGCCGCGACGTGGACGTGATTGTCAGCGAAGATGACAAAAAGAAATTGGAGACGCTGCTATTTAAAGGTTTGAAAAAGGAAATCAAAGATACAATTTCTTTGCGCGTGAGTCGTGAAGTGAGCAGCGGATTTCGTGTTGGCATTAAAGAAGATCAGGTTTTTTATGATTTTAGTGATGATGCAATAATTGACGTGATGAGATCGTTGATGAACCCGAAATTGAAAGAAATTCTGGACAGAAAAGATGGATAAATATTACTTCTTGGTGGCTGAGTTACCGACGTTATTTTTTAGCAAAGAACCGGAGCTTTCAGTTGAATATTTTTTGAGTGAAGCAGAAAAATGGATGTCGGCGCGAGATCTTCAAATTTTGTCTCGGGTTGACATTAATGATTATCTGGTGCACCCCAAAAGTCCCCGCGTTTTGCGAGATTTTCAACATTTTGAGTCAGCGCTCCGTACGGACCTGGCTCGATTTCGCGAAGAAAAAAAACAAAACATCGATTACAAACTCACCTCTGTCCCGCCATCTCTGATCAAAGAAGGAAATCCGCTGGAAGTTGAAATTAAGCTGTTGGAGTTGCGCTGGAAATTGCTGGATGAGATGCAGCGGGAACACCATTTCGATTTAGCATATTTGATTTTGTACTATCTGAAATTGCAGATTTTGCAGCGGTATGGTACATTTAATAAGGAAAAAGGATTGGAAAAATTTCAAAAGTTATACGAGGTAATTTATGAGTCAGGCGACAGGAAAGATAACGGGAATTAGCGGAAACATGGTGGCCGTTGCTTTTGACGGAAATATCATGCAGAACGAAGTGGCATATATTATTAAAGCTGAAGAACGTTTGAAATCGGAGATCGTCCGCATC encodes:
- a CDS encoding GTP pyrophosphokinase, which codes for MFEKQRFLEKYSLTGKELAGLGISWQTLNKIYDHYAGIRDSHLPTAKYVAGELSQTPHIHFVKYRLKDPDHLIEKIIRKKMEHPELQIDELNYSEIITDLIGVRAIHLFKRDWIYIHKFITSTWPLKSEPKAYVGCSTDEKIIREYSKNHCIVRTHPYGYQSIHYLVICQNKKAEQIVEIQMRTILEEAWSEIDHQIRYPYQSDDPLISEYLKIFNGLIEQLDQMGGVIRSLKNGKANGKLILNSPLGKKNRE
- a CDS encoding DUF2764 family protein; this encodes MDKYYFLVAELPTLFFSKEPELSVEYFLSEAEKWMSARDLQILSRVDINDYLVHPKSPRVLRDFQHFESALRTDLARFREEKKQNIDYKLTSVPPSLIKEGNPLEVEIKLLELRWKLLDEMQREHHFDLAYLILYYLKLQILQRYGTFNKEKGLEKFQKLYEVIYESGDRKDNGN